The following coding sequences lie in one Rutidosis leptorrhynchoides isolate AG116_Rl617_1_P2 chromosome 6, CSIRO_AGI_Rlap_v1, whole genome shotgun sequence genomic window:
- the LOC139852335 gene encoding thermospermine synthase ACAULIS5: protein MGEAVMFLLPDDHQKSINTAPEYVNGHDSSWFEEVIDDDLKWSFALNSVLHKGISEYQDIVLLDTKRFGKALVIDGKMQSAESDEFIYHECLIHPPLLSHPKPKTAFIMGGGEGSTAREALKHKSIEKVVMCDIDQEVVAFCREHLTANKEAFCNKKLDLVINDAKVELEERKEKFDIIVGDLADPVEGGPCYQLYTKSFYQQILKPKLNTHGIFVTQAGPAGVFTHQEVFSSIYNTIKQVFKYVVAYTAHVPSFADEWGWVMASDTPFCIEQEKMDKKIQETINGELLFLDGASFCSSTVLNKMVSSSLKNETHVYTEDNARFIHGQGVGKKSNL, encoded by the exons ATGGGTGAAGCTGTTATGTTCCTTCTACCTGATGATCACCAAAAATCGATCAATACCGCACCAGAGTACGTTAATGGTCATGATTCTTCATGGTTTGAAGAAGTGATTGATGATGACCTTAAGTGGTCTTTTGCTTTAAACAG TGTGCTACATAAAGGGATCAGTGAATATCAAGACATAGTTCTATTGGACACAAAGCGCTTCGGAAAG gcATTGGTTATCGATGGGAAGATGCAGAGCGCAGAAAGTGACGAGTTCATCTACCACGAATGTTTAATCCATCCGCCTCTTTTATCTCACCCCAA GCCGAAAACAGCATTCATTATGGGAGGTGGTGAAGGGTCTACAGCCAGGGAAGCACTTAAGCACAAGTCCATTGAAAAAGTTGTCATGTGTGATATTGATCAG GAAGTGGTTGCCTTTTGTCGTGAGCATCTCACTGCAAATAAAGAAGCCTTCTGTAACAAGAAGCTTGACCTTGTCATCAATGATGCAAA GGTTGAATTAGAGGAGAGGAAAGAGAAATTTGACATAATAGTTGGAGATTTGGCTGATCCAGTTGAAGGAGGACCATGCTATCAACTCTACACAAAGTCATTTTATCAACAAATTCTCAAACCTAAGCTTAATACTCATGGAATCTTTGTCACTCAG GCTGGACCTGCAGGGGTGTTCACTCACCAAGAAGTGTTTTCATCTATTTACAACACAATTAAGCAagtcttcaaat ATGTGGTTGCATACACGGCTCATGTGCCTTCTTTTGCGGATGAATGGGGATGGGTTATG GCGTCGGACACACCCTTTTGTATTGAGCAAGAGAAAATGGACAAGAAAATACAAGAAACCATCAACGGAGAGTTGTTGTTTTTAGACGGTGCTTCATTCTGCTCCTCAACTGTTCTTAACAAAATGGTTTCTTCTTC GTTGAAAAATGAAACTCATGTCTACACTGAGGACAATGCAAGGTTCATTCATGGCCAAGGAGTTGGGAAAAAGTCCAATCTTTGA
- the LOC139851768 gene encoding BTB/POZ and MATH domain-containing protein 2-like: MGTIIRLSKSKPPIPNPRTSFPSTKSSSISSTDTVNASHDFKITGYESSKGIGVGKYIASESFTVGGHTWAIYFYPDGKSPEDNSTYVSLFIALASDATDVRALFELSLMDQSGKGRHKVHSHFGRVLDAGPYTLKYRGSMWGYKRFLRRAVLETSDYLKEDCLMVKCTVGVVKSCTNAPQIFRLSSPPSDISQHFGHLFESGELTDVNLEVDGEVFRAHKLVLAARSPVFKAQLFGPMKDDNTDTIIVREIQSSVFKALLHFIYWDKLPDMEEFTGLSSQWASTLMAQHLLAAADMYGIERLVFLCETKLCDDVAINTVAATLALAEQHHCYKLKSVCLKFVAEPENLKAVIQSDGYDYLTQSCPSVITELLEYVLRIRQNSVTSYGRGSRNGNLDGSGADGRRVRQRIY, translated from the exons ATGGGAACAATCATCCGTCTTTCAAAATCAAAACCCCCAATTCCGAACCCTCGGACATCGTTTCCATCAACAAAAAGTTCATCAATTTCATCAACTGACACCGTAAACGCATCTCATGATTTCAAGATCACCGGTTACGAATCATCCAAAGGAATCGGTGTTGGTAAATACATAGCATCTGAATCATTCACTGTTGGTGGTCATACATGGGCTATTTATTTTTACCCAGATGGTAAAAGCCCTGAAGATAATTCAACATATGTTTCTTTGTTTATTGCACTTGCTAGTGATGCGACTGATGTTCGAGCGTTGTTCGAGTTGTCGTTGATGGATCAAAGTGGTAAAGGAAGACATAAAGTTCACTCACATTTTGGCAGGGTGTTGGATGCTGGTCCTTATACACTTAAGTACCGTGGTAGCATGTG GGGTTACAAGCGTTTTCTAAGGAGGGCAGTTTTGGAAACATCAGACTATCTGAAAGAGGATTGTCTGATGGTTAAATGCACTGTTGGTGTTGTAAAATCATGTACAAATGCCCCTCAGATTTTTAGGTTATCTTCACCACCATCTGATATCAGTCAGCATTTTGGCCATCTCTTCGAAAGTGGAGAATTGACAGACGTAAACCTCGAAGTTGACGGGGAAGTGTTTCGGGCACATAAGTTGGTACTTGCTGCACGCTCCCCTGTTTTCAAAGCACAACTTTTTGGTCCTATGAAGGACGATAATACAGATACAATCATTGTACGAGAAATACAATCTTCAGTTTTTaag GCTTTGCTTCATTTCATATATTGGGATAAGCTCCCAGACATGGAGGAGTTTACGGGGTTGAGTTCACAATGGGCTTCGACGCTTATGGCCCAACATCTTCTTGCAGCAGCAGATATGTATGGAATTGAACGGCTAGTGTTTCTTTGCGAGACTAAACTTTGTGACGATGTTGCCATTAACACTGTAGCTGCAACTTTAGCTCTTGCAGAACAACACCATTGCTATAAACTAAAATCTGTTTGCCTCAAATTTGTTGCCGAGCCTGAAAACCTGAAAG CGGTGATTCAAAGCGATGGATACGACTACTTAACCCAAAGCTGCCCATCTGTAATAACCGAACTATTGGAGTATGTGTTGAGGATCAGACAAAACTCTGTAACATCTTATGGACGTGGCAGTCGAAATGGCAATCTTGATGGTAGTGGTGCAGATGGGCGCCGTGTTAGACAAAGGATCTACTAA